The Chryseobacterium sp. G0186 genome includes the window TTTGCAGTATACCTCTGCTGCTTTGGCCAGTGAAAATAAGGGACTCTGTTTCCCGGCAAGTGCGGACAGCATTCCGACTTCTTTAGGGCAGGAAGATCATGTAAGTATGGGGTCAATAGGTGCCCGTAAATTACATCAGGTGATTGAAAATGTTGAAAAAATCCTGGGAATTGAACTTTTTTGTGCTGCACAGGCTATGGACTACCATGCGCCTCTAAGACCGGGGAAAATTCTGAAAACCGTCCATGATTTTGTACGCTCTAAGGTAAATCATATCGAAGAAGATCAGATTATGCATGATATGATGCAGATTACAATTGATATGGTGAAAGACGGATCGCTACTGAAGGTTGCACAAGAAACAGCATCTCAAGAAGAAAGCCGTCTTTTTTAAAAAATTTGAATGATGAAAACTGAAAATATAAATACAGGATTTTCCCTTATTGGCCCTTTTTCTCAGTTAATTACTATGGCAAGCTTACCGGATAAAGGAGCGATACGGGACGAAGAAATTACCGTTTTGGAGAATGCAGCACTTCTGGTAAAAGATGATATTATATACTGTACAGGCAGCTATGACACCCTTAAAAAGGAAGCGAAAGCACTGAATGCTGTTCATGTACCGCTAACAGGTAAATATGTATGTGTACCAGGATTCGTGGATGCTCATACCCATATCTGCTTTGCAGGAACACGGTCCAATGATTACCGAATGAGAAATGCAGGCAAAACCTATCTGGAAATAAGTGCAACCGGCGGTGGTATCTGGGATACTGTAAACTGTACCCGTAAAGCGGAACAGGAAGAATTGGTTTCTTTAACGGTACAACGCGCAGAGAGACATCTGGCAGAAGGAGTAACGACCATAGAAGTAAAAAGCGGTTATGGTCTGAGCGTAGAACAGGAACTGAAAATGCTGAGAGCCATTCAGCAGGCAGGTGAAAATACACGGGCAGATCTGGTGGCGACCTGTCTGGCAGCACACATTTCTCCTAAAGATGCTGAAAGCCCTACAGCCTATCTGAACATGATCACCGAAACTCTTTTTCCCATCATCAAAAATGAAAACTTATGCAACCGGATAGATGCTTTTATTGAAGAAAATGCCTTCGGGCATGAGGATATTAAACCTTATTTAAAAAAAGCAAAAGAAATGGGGTTTGATATCACTATTCATGCCGATCAGTTTACCTGTGGAGGAAGTGCTCTTGCAGTGGAGTTTCAGGTATTAAGTGCCGATCATCTGGAAGCAAGTACAGCTGTAGAAATTGAAATGCTTGCAAAAAGTGAGGTCATTGCGGTTGCTCTCCCAGGTGCTTCCATTGGTTTAGGATGCAAGTTCCCGTTTGTGAGGAAAATGCTGGATGCAGGCCTGGCAGTAGCTATTGCCAGTGACTGGAACCCCGGTTCGGCTCCCATAGGAGACTTGCTTTGTACAGCATCCATATTGGGAGCTTTTGAAAAACTTTCCAATGCTGAGGTTCTTGCCGGAATCACTTACAGGGCTGCACTCGCCTTGGGACTCAAAGACAGAGGAAAACTGGAAGCTGGTATGCTGGCAGACTTTAATCTGTTTGAAACCAATAGTTACCATGAAATTTTTTATCATCAGGGTAAATTAAAGCCCAAGTATGTTTATAAAAGAGGTCAAAAAAATATTACCCCCAACTCAATCTGAATACAATGAATTTTAAAGAACAAATCTTACAGGGAATACCGGAACATCTTCCGGCTCCCAAGAAATATAATAAAAAAATAGATCATGCTCCTGTAAGGGCTGATGTATTAAATGATGACGAAAAAAAACTGAGTGTACGCAATGCGCTGAGGTATTTTCCTACGGAATGGCATAAAGAGCTGGCTCCTGAGTTCTTCAATGAACTGGAAACCTTTGGGCGTATTTATATGTACCGTTTCATGCCAGATTACGAAATATATGCCCGTTCTATAGAGGAATATCCGTTTAAAAGTCTTCATGCAGGCTGTATTATGCTTATGATCCACAATAATCTGGATCCGGCAGTTGCCCAGCATCCGCAGGAGCTTATCACTTATGGTGGCAATGGCGGGGTTTTCCAGAACTGGGCCCAATATCTGCTGACCATGAAATACCTCGCCACTATGACCGATGAGCAGACGTTAAACATTTATAGCGGCCACCCACAGGGAATATTCCCATCCAGTGCTTCTGCACCAAGAGTTGTAGTCAGTAATGGAATGATGATTCCTAATTATTCTTCAAAAGCTGATTTGGAAAAGTTCAGTGCTCTGGGAGTAACTCAGTACGGGCAGATGACAGCAGGTTCATACATGTATATTGGTCCGCAGGGAATTGTACACGGAACCGCTATTACCTTAATGAATGCATTCCGGAAAAAGCTTTCCCATGGAGAAAAGGCACAAGGGAAAATATTTTTAACGGCTGGATTGGGAGGTATGAGCGGTGCGCAGACCAAAGCCGGAAATATAGCCGGCTGTATTACCGTCTGTGCTGAAATAAACCCAAGTGCCGCAAAGAAAAGACACAGCCAGGGATGGGTGGATGAACTGATTGAAAGTCTTGATGAACTGGTAGACCGTGTAAACCTCGCACAACGAGATAAGGAAACCGTTTCATTGGCCTATATAGGAAATGTAGTGGAGGTCTGGGAACGTTTTGACAAGGAGAATATTTTTGTACAGATTGGCTCGGATCAGACATCACTTCATAATCCTTTTTCAGGAGGTTATTATCCGGTTGGATTAAGTTTTGAGGAAGCCAACCGAATGATAGCTGAAGATCCGGATCAGTTTAAAAAATATGTTCAGGAATCTTTGGTAAGACAGGTAAAAGCAATTAATGCCCATACCGGAAAAGGGACTTACTTTTTTGATTATGGTAATGCTTTTCTTTTAGAATGCAGTCGGGCCGGAGCGGATATAATGACTACTGATGGGACTCACTTCAGATATCCCTCTTATGTTCAGGATATTCTTGGACCTATGTGTTTTGATTATGGTTTCGGGCCATTCAGATGGGTTTGTGCCTCAGGAAAACAAGAGGATCTGAGGATCACTGATCAGATTGCTAAGGAAGTCATGCAGGAAATTAAGGCAAATGCCCCTGAAGAAATTCAGCAGCAACTGGAAGATAACATCCTATGGATTACTGAAGCAGAATCCAACGCATTGGTTGTAGGTTCGCAGGCCCGTATTTTATATGCTGATGCTGAAGGCCGGGCAAAAATTGCCACGAAATTTAATGAAGCCGTTGCATCTGGGAAATTATCTGCTCCCGTGATATTAGGAAGAGATCATCATGATGTAAGCGGTACAGATTCTCCTTTCAGGGAAACCAGTAATATCTATGACGGAAGCAGGTTCACTGCAGATATGGCTATTCATAATGTGATAGGAGACAGTTTCAGAGGTGCTACCTGGGTATCGGTTCACAATGGCGGAGGTGTCGGCTGGGGAGAAGTCATTAATGGAGGTTTCGGAATGGTCCTTGACGGAACAGATACTGCTACGGTAAAGCTGAAGGACATGCTTTTTTTTGATGTCAATAACGGTATTGCACGAAGAAGCTGGGCCAGAAATGAAGAAGCCATCTTTGCTATACAACGTGAAATGGAGAGAACTCCATCATTAACGATTACTCTCCCCTACAGAATTAATGAAGATGTTCTTAGTTAATATACTCTATCTTTCCTGCAAAAAAACATATTGCATCGGGAAATAAATAATTTGATAAAAGCAGGATAAAACCCTGCTTTTATATTTTTCAGAAGTCCGGCAAATTCACTCTATATCACAAGACTTTCTAAATTCTTAAAATAGATTGATAAACGATCATGCAAGAATGTATCAATACACAATAATCCGAAAAACAATCCTGTACACCCCAGCGATAATCCTCTATCATAATCTTTTGTAAAAATAAAACAGAAAATAATCGAAATCACAATAGATGCAGCCCATACCATTCTTAATACAGTATAGTTCTTTTTTTCACTTTTCACTTTTGTATATTCTGCGGCAACCGTTTTTGCAGCATCTTTTTTAAACTGCCGGTTGATTTCTTCCGTATACTTGACCCTGTTGGTTACAAGGTATATTCCGTAGCCGGTATTCAATATTAACAATAAAGAAATTGGAATCATCATGCCACGGAAGAGTGTATTTTCACTTTTTAAAGCCAAGATCACCAATAGGATGAGCAATACCGAAATTGAAAGCATCCGTTTCCCTTGTGCTATTTCTCCTTTGGCCCAGATTTGCAGTTGAGTAAATTCCATTCTTTTAGGTTGTAGAATTTTGTACCTCTGTGGTCGTTTCACCAAATTTTTGTTTGAAGGAGGAGTAAAAATGTGACAGATTTTCAAAGCCAATATCCAAATAAAAATCTGTTGGTTTTTTACGCTTATATTTGATTAGGTAATAGGCTTCTTCCAAACGCTTTTCTTTAAGCCATTGTTGTGGAGGACAGTTAAATACTTTGAAAAAATCACGTTTAAATGCAGAAATGCTACGCCCTGTAAGTTTAGCAAATGATTCTACTGTAGTATTAAACATAAAATTATTGTTCATAAATTCCTCAAGATCGATAAAGTGAGGCTTTGCAAAATCAAACAGAATGTATTTAAAATCAGGATTACTATCCAGTAAAAGCTCAATAGCTTCTCTGATCTTCAATTCTGCCAATCTGGGGGTTACCTTTTTAGTCTTGTTGATATAGGGAGCTAACGAGATGAAGTAACTGTATAAGAACTCATTGGGTTCAAAAAAAAGCTTTTGATTTCCCAAATAACGCTCCTTTACCTCAATTTTATTTTCAAAGGCATAATGTTGAAGAGTCTTACTATCCAGTGTAATCGCAATAAACTTATATTTGCCAGATTTTGAGGGATATTTCACTGTACGGATAAGCTGATTCTTCTTAACCAAGACTACTGTATTTTCCTTGATTACAGTGGTTGTTTTATCATAAAATGCATGGGTTTCGCCAGCGAGCTGAAATCCTAAAAAATGATCGGGATAATACTCTTCAGTTCCTCTCTGCATTTCAAAAATGCAAGAATACACCAGCTTATCAAATATTATTTCATACGTTGATTCCATGATATAAATTTAATGATTTTTATATTCCCGCTCCTGCCAAAGCAATTTCTTTATCCTGATCTGCCGTTCCACCTGAGCAGCCCACAGCACCTATGATATCACCATTGTTATTTTTTATGACCACCCCACCCGGAATCGTTAAAAGCCCTCCATTGGAATTGATCATCCCATAGGCGTGCATTTCAGCACCGGAAATAATAGATCCCATGATATCGCTATCCACACAGAACATAGCAGCAGTTCTTGCTTTTTTCAGAGCAAAATCTATCACTCCATAGGCACTGTCTAATCTCGCGAAAGCGACCAGATATCCTCCTGCATCCACTATGGCTATACTCACTGCTATTCCCAGATGTTTAGCTTTTTCTATTGACGCATTCAAGGCCTGAGTTGCCTCATTATATGTAATATTCATTGTAGTTATTTTAAATTTTTAAATAAAAGAAGCATGAACCAGAGTAAGTCCATGCTCTTATAAAGTTCATTAGCTTTTAGCGGTCCACGCTTCTGCCTGCAGCTGTTTAACGAAATCTTCAGTTTCTTTAGGGTGTACATTTCTGAAATTAGAATGATCATCCAGTGCTACATTCACAATGCAATAAGCCATTGACTGTGGGTCTAGCTGATGCTCTAAAGATTCTGCCGCTCCGTCAAATGCTGAGGATGGTGTGAAATTATTTTCAGGATTATACCATCTGAAAATTGAATCAACCCCACGGTCATTGAATCCTGTACCAAAAACTCCCGGATTACAGGTTGCAATCTTGATATTGAAATCAGCCAATTCTGTTTTCAACCCTTCTGCAATAGACTCCATCGCATGTTTTGAAGAACAATACGCGGCAACATAGGGTACCGTCCATAAACCTCCCATTGAAGTAGTGAATACAATTTTAGCAGCTTTCTTTTGCGCTACCCACTTTTTAACAAACCCCTGCGCCAGCTCCAGACCTCCAAAAACATTTACGTCAAACATAGAACGGATAAGCTCTAAAGGCTGTTCAGCAATGGGACCTCCTTCCATAATTCCTGCATTGCTGATAAGAATATCAACATCATATTTATCTACAATATACTTGATATCTCTGGAATTGGTAACGTCCAATTTATCGGCAATCAATTCCACTCCTAATTCTTTTGCTTCACGGATCAGGTCGCTCATCTGCGGATATACCTGTGCTGTGGCAACTACTTTATATCCTTTTCTTGCAAGGTCAAATGCAGCAATTTTTCCAAAACCACTTGCCGCTCCTGTAATTAAAACTGTTTTACTCATTTTGTTTTTAATTAATTTGTCTGGCAAAGTTGATCCAATTTTCTAAAGATTATATTGGCCTGAAGTTCTATTTTATATTGTTGTAAAGTCCATTATCTGTCTTATATTGAATTGTATTAGTCACTAAATACTATGTTTTGAATTGAATTATAATGGCAGCCCTAGGGCTGCCATTATAATTCAATTCAAAACTGATAATCAATATTTTACACGATAAATTTATACTTTAGCAAATCAAAAGCAATCGATATTCACCCTCATTTTCAATGGGAGCCCTGTGTACACAAGGCAAAACCTTTTGTTCAGGATGGTCTACGGCTATTTTCCAAAGATGGCCAACCCCTAAATTAATGGGCTGAGCATTAGGTTTAGGCTGATAATGCAGATCAAAGAAATATTCTTTCAGAAAGTCTTCAAATTCATTTTCCGGTCCATCATGAAGCGCTTTAAGCTTTTCCCGGATTTCTGGAATTAATATCTTTTGGATAGCCTCATCATTGGGTAAGATGTCACTTGCAGCACCATGATAGGTACATAAAAAAGTATTTGTTCCAATAGGTGAGCGATCTACATGATAGGAATATACATCTGTTGAAATGAAATCCAGCTCTTCATCACGCTCGTAGCTTTTGAGTAAATTAAGGGATGGCAATGCTCCATGATCGGTTAATAATTGCATATCATTAAGAATGATTTCCCTTGCCATACGCCCGCTTTCTGACAGTTGAAGAGATAAGAGATCTTCAGGGGAAACTTCTGTAATATTGTCCTCTAATTGAAGTTTGGACACAATTTCTTTAAAATCTCCGATCAAATTTCTTTCCCAACAAACGGTATTCATCGCTCCCTGAAATTCAGTGTTTATAAGTTCAGAAAAAGAAGAAACCAACTCAATCTGGTCGTTGTCAGAAAATGTACCTTTCATATTTTAGTATAAAGTTCTTTGCAAAAATAAGGAATAGAACAGAAGATTTAATACTTCATATCAGAAAGCAATACCTTTTAGATTTAGATATCAATGCCACCTGTTATAAAGCTACCTTACCGGAATTGCTTAGGTTTTTCATTCAGGGCAGCATGTTCTGCTATTTCAGTGATGCGTTTCATTCGGGTTTCCGGTCGTTTGGCAAGAGTAATCCATTGCAGCAACATTTTTCTTACAGATTTACTTAACCCCAGAAAATATTCTTCTGAATTAGGATGACTCTTAAATGTTTCCGCCAGATCATGGGGAATTTCCAATTCTTCCACACTATCGAGGATGGTCCAGGATCCGTTTTCCTTTGCAATCCTGATGGCTTCATAGCCTGCATCCCTCATCAGTTTATCTTCTTCCAGCCGCTTTACTTTTTCCTTATTAATCTTGGACCAGGTGCCATTCCGTTTTCGTTTGCTGAACAGTTGTCTAAAGGAATTTTCATCTATAGTTTTCCGGGTACTGTCAATCCAACCGAAACAAAGAGCCTCATCCACAAGCTCACTCCAGGCCACAGCAGGTTGACCTGATTTCTTGGTGTTGCTTACAATCCAAACAGATTGCTCAGACTGATGATACTTTTCAAGCCAGCTCCTCCACTCTGCCCTAGTATATATTGCAAGAAACGGTAATTCATCTGATGTTTCCATGATATTTTTTATATTCTTTGCTAACGTAAAAATAAGTATTCTCAATGACAACAGTTTGTCAGGAATAGACAATTACCATCTGAATATCATTCATAAGCTCCATTTTCTTTTTCATATTCTTTTTGATTAAATAAAATTCCCACTTCCTTGATTTTTTGTAAATTAGAACACTTAAAAACCTCTTTTCACCCCAAAAAACTTTGATAAAAAGGGTGTGAATAGTCTTTAAAATACCTACTCAAAATGAAATTTATTTTTTCCTTTTTTTGCTATTTTCTTTTTTTGA containing:
- a CDS encoding DUF1826 domain-containing protein yields the protein MKGTFSDNDQIELVSSFSELINTEFQGAMNTVCWERNLIGDFKEIVSKLQLEDNITEVSPEDLLSLQLSESGRMAREIILNDMQLLTDHGALPSLNLLKSYERDEELDFISTDVYSYHVDRSPIGTNTFLCTYHGAASDILPNDEAIQKILIPEIREKLKALHDGPENEFEDFLKEYFFDLHYQPKPNAQPINLGVGHLWKIAVDHPEQKVLPCVHRAPIENEGEYRLLLIC
- a CDS encoding SDR family oxidoreductase, whose product is MSKTVLITGAASGFGKIAAFDLARKGYKVVATAQVYPQMSDLIREAKELGVELIADKLDVTNSRDIKYIVDKYDVDILISNAGIMEGGPIAEQPLELIRSMFDVNVFGGLELAQGFVKKWVAQKKAAKIVFTTSMGGLWTVPYVAAYCSSKHAMESIAEGLKTELADFNIKIATCNPGVFGTGFNDRGVDSIFRWYNPENNFTPSSAFDGAAESLEHQLDPQSMAYCIVNVALDDHSNFRNVHPKETEDFVKQLQAEAWTAKS
- a CDS encoding YdeI/OmpD-associated family protein, with amino-acid sequence METSDELPFLAIYTRAEWRSWLEKYHQSEQSVWIVSNTKKSGQPAVAWSELVDEALCFGWIDSTRKTIDENSFRQLFSKRKRNGTWSKINKEKVKRLEEDKLMRDAGYEAIRIAKENGSWTILDSVEELEIPHDLAETFKSHPNSEEYFLGLSKSVRKMLLQWITLAKRPETRMKRITEIAEHAALNEKPKQFR
- the hutI gene encoding imidazolonepropionase; this encodes MMKTENINTGFSLIGPFSQLITMASLPDKGAIRDEEITVLENAALLVKDDIIYCTGSYDTLKKEAKALNAVHVPLTGKYVCVPGFVDAHTHICFAGTRSNDYRMRNAGKTYLEISATGGGIWDTVNCTRKAEQEELVSLTVQRAERHLAEGVTTIEVKSGYGLSVEQELKMLRAIQQAGENTRADLVATCLAAHISPKDAESPTAYLNMITETLFPIIKNENLCNRIDAFIEENAFGHEDIKPYLKKAKEMGFDITIHADQFTCGGSALAVEFQVLSADHLEASTAVEIEMLAKSEVIAVALPGASIGLGCKFPFVRKMLDAGLAVAIASDWNPGSAPIGDLLCTASILGAFEKLSNAEVLAGITYRAALALGLKDRGKLEAGMLADFNLFETNSYHEIFYHQGKLKPKYVYKRGQKNITPNSI
- a CDS encoding helix-turn-helix domain-containing protein, producing the protein MESTYEIIFDKLVYSCIFEMQRGTEEYYPDHFLGFQLAGETHAFYDKTTTVIKENTVVLVKKNQLIRTVKYPSKSGKYKFIAITLDSKTLQHYAFENKIEVKERYLGNQKLFFEPNEFLYSYFISLAPYINKTKKVTPRLAELKIREAIELLLDSNPDFKYILFDFAKPHFIDLEEFMNNNFMFNTTVESFAKLTGRSISAFKRDFFKVFNCPPQQWLKEKRLEEAYYLIKYKRKKPTDFYLDIGFENLSHFYSSFKQKFGETTTEVQNSTT
- a CDS encoding GlcG/HbpS family heme-binding protein; the protein is MNITYNEATQALNASIEKAKHLGIAVSIAIVDAGGYLVAFARLDSAYGVIDFALKKARTAAMFCVDSDIMGSIISGAEMHAYGMINSNGGLLTIPGGVVIKNNNGDIIGAVGCSGGTADQDKEIALAGAGI
- a CDS encoding urocanate hydratase, which translates into the protein MNFKEQILQGIPEHLPAPKKYNKKIDHAPVRADVLNDDEKKLSVRNALRYFPTEWHKELAPEFFNELETFGRIYMYRFMPDYEIYARSIEEYPFKSLHAGCIMLMIHNNLDPAVAQHPQELITYGGNGGVFQNWAQYLLTMKYLATMTDEQTLNIYSGHPQGIFPSSASAPRVVVSNGMMIPNYSSKADLEKFSALGVTQYGQMTAGSYMYIGPQGIVHGTAITLMNAFRKKLSHGEKAQGKIFLTAGLGGMSGAQTKAGNIAGCITVCAEINPSAAKKRHSQGWVDELIESLDELVDRVNLAQRDKETVSLAYIGNVVEVWERFDKENIFVQIGSDQTSLHNPFSGGYYPVGLSFEEANRMIAEDPDQFKKYVQESLVRQVKAINAHTGKGTYFFDYGNAFLLECSRAGADIMTTDGTHFRYPSYVQDILGPMCFDYGFGPFRWVCASGKQEDLRITDQIAKEVMQEIKANAPEEIQQQLEDNILWITEAESNALVVGSQARILYADAEGRAKIATKFNEAVASGKLSAPVILGRDHHDVSGTDSPFRETSNIYDGSRFTADMAIHNVIGDSFRGATWVSVHNGGGVGWGEVINGGFGMVLDGTDTATVKLKDMLFFDVNNGIARRSWARNEEAIFAIQREMERTPSLTITLPYRINEDVLS